Part of the Nitrososphaerales archaeon genome is shown below.
AGATATTCTTACTTAACAGATCGTTAAGGAAATCCCTTATAGATGGATACTTTCTCTTCACCAAGCCATAAACCCTTAGATCACTTTCAATCCACAAAAGTTTGGCATCTCGATTCATCGTCAAAAACCTCTCCACATCCCTATTCATAAAGACTTTGGGCCCCACCTTCACCATCTCACTAGGCAATGTCGTATTCTCTAAGAGGTAAAGAAAGGCACTCATCCTTTTATCATCACTACAACATGCCATTCTGTACACTTTAAAACCACTTACCTCTATCTGGCGCTTCACATGAACCATGCTCCTTCTTAATTGGCCCCATAAGATATCTACGCTCCTTGCTCTATGTTTGAATGTAACAGCGACGAGGTTCTCGATCAATGGTGAAGCCTTTAACTCATCCAGAGGTTTTACCGACTTAATACCGATAAAGTATTGTATATCAGGGTGGGCTAAAAAGGATCGTGAAGCCATTATAAATTTACCAACATTCTCGGGAGATATCGCTGCACCCAAATTCCTCCTGTAATCGACCGGATCGAGGATTACCAATGGGCTCTTATGTAACCTTGTCAACTCCTCATCCACACTCTCCAAGCTGATTATCTGCCGCTCTTTAAAGACCGATGCCTCTTTAATTGTGGAGAGAAATGAACCGTACTTTAAGATAAGAACTTCACATACGTAGCCACTAAAGCCTTGAATAGCCAATTCAGCACCATAAATGCCGATACCCTTCATGAATTTCTTCAACAATCTTGCCTCTCTCCTTAAATTTTCATCGAATTTCTCTACGATTAAAATTGTATGATAGGGTGATCGATCGGCGGCACTCTTCCATTCACCTTTACGTACATCGTAACACCCAACCACATTCACCCTAACCCCATCGACGTAAGCCTCTACGTAGGGATGTTCTGAATACCTTAAAGTCGGGTTGAATCCCTTTAAAGCATTCTTTCCTATGTGCACAGCCCACTTCTCTAAAGATTCCTTATCCATATCCGGAGGGAATTTCATGAAGATATCTACATCTGCTTCGCCTTTCAACCATGTACCCTTTGCGTAAGATCCGCCCAGTACTACTTGAGGTTGTACTTTGCACCTATCAACTTCATCCTTTATGAGCTTCAAGGTCTTCTCCGCAGCTTTATGGACAACCTCTTCCTCCTCTCTCGATGGTTCTACGAGCTTAATCGCTTGGCTTAATACATCTTGAAGTCTATCCATAATCAACCCTCTACAAATGGAAAGGTGTAGAGATCGGTGTATATAGGCCCTTTAGGCGTCAATTCGCTCTTCTTTAACTTAATACTGTTGAGTGTATCATTACCGAATATATAATCGCGATAATCTGTAATTACATTCAACAATCGATCCTTATTCCTATTACTCTTCACCCGTGAAATGGTTATGTGAGGTTGAAAGGGCTTATCATCTCTATCTTTATACTTAAATCCGATTAATAATTCGTTCACTCGCTCCGCAACTTCACGTAACTTTTTCTCACCTTCGCTATCAACACCCACCCAAATCACAGAGATATGCCTTAAATGTGGGAATACACCTATGCCCTTGTAGGTTACATCGATCGGTTTCGTGTGAAGGTTTTTGACTC
Proteins encoded:
- the cca gene encoding CCA tRNA nucleotidyltransferase, yielding MDRLQDVLSQAIKLVEPSREEEEVVHKAAEKTLKLIKDEVDRCKVQPQVVLGGSYAKGTWLKGEADVDIFMKFPPDMDKESLEKWAVHIGKNALKGFNPTLRYSEHPYVEAYVDGVRVNVVGCYDVRKGEWKSAADRSPYHTILIVEKFDENLRREARLLKKFMKGIGIYGAELAIQGFSGYVCEVLILKYGSFLSTIKEASVFKERQIISLESVDEELTRLHKSPLVILDPVDYRRNLGAAISPENVGKFIMASRSFLAHPDIQYFIGIKSVKPLDELKASPLIENLVAVTFKHRARSVDILWGQLRRSMVHVKRQIEVSGFKVYRMACCSDDKRMSAFLYLLENTTLPSEMVKVGPKVFMNRDVERFLTMNRDAKLLWIESDLRVYGLVKRKYPSIRDFLNDLLSKNISRSGVAPGLASDIERSFKIYIGKEILKVAREKSWLVEGVHDIICEDGFGLRIGR
- the thpR gene encoding RNA 2',3'-cyclic phosphodiesterase, which encodes MRTFLAIDVNSKEAIKRIVDLQKKLLESGADLKLVEPQNLHFTIKFFGELNETDVNELVKRVKNLHTKPIDVTYKGIGVFPHLRHISVIWVGVDSEGEKKLREVAERVNELLIGFKYKDRDDKPFQPHITISRVKSNRNKDRLLNVITDYRDYIFGNDTLNSIKLKKSELTPKGPIYTDLYTFPFVEG